The following are from one region of the Oryzias melastigma strain HK-1 linkage group LG22, ASM292280v2, whole genome shotgun sequence genome:
- the LOC112148948 gene encoding histone deacetylase 1 isoform X2: MALTSQGTKKKVCYYYDGDVGNYYYGQGHPMKPHRIRMTHNLLLNYGLYRKMEIYRPHKASGEEMTKYHSDDYIKFLRSIRPDNMSEYSKQMQRFNVGEDCPVFDGLFEFCQLSAGGSVAGAVKLNKQQTDIAINWAGGLHHAKKSEASGFCYVNDIVLAILELLKYHQRVLYIDIDIHHGDGVEEAFYTTDRVMTVSFHKYGEYFPGTGDLRDIGAGKGKYYAVNYPLRDGIDDESYEAIFKPIMAKVMEMYQPSAVVLQCGADSLSGDRLGCFNLTIKGHAKCVEYIKSFNLPLLMLGGGGYTIRNVARCWTYETAVALDSSIPNELPYNDYFEYFGPDFKLHISPSNMTNQNTNDYLEKIKQRLFENLRMLPHAPGVQMQPIPEDAVQEDSGDEDEEDPNKRISIRAHDKRIACEEEFSDSEDEGEGGRRNVASFKKAKRVKTEGEKEGEEKEKKEVKEEEKVPEEEKMDTSK; the protein is encoded by the exons ATGGCGCTTACTTCTCaaggaacaaagaaaaaagtttgctaCTACTACGACG GTGATGTTGGAAATTACTATTACGGACAGGGTCATCCCATGAAACCCCATCGGATCCGAATGACCCACAACCTGCTGCTGAACTACGGTCTCTACAGAAAAATGGAGATATAC CGTCCTCACAAAGCTAGTGGAGAGGAGATGACTAAGTACCACAGCGATGACTACATTAAGTTCCTGCGCTCCATCCGACCCGACAACATGTCAGAATACAGCAAACAGATGCAGAGAT TTAATGTGGGGGAGGACTGCCCGGTGTTTGATGGTTTGTTTGAGTTCTGTCAGCTCTCCGCAGGAGGCTCTGTCG CTGGAGCTGTGAAGTTGAACAAACAGCAGACGGACATTGCAATCAACTGGGCTGGAGGCCTGCATCATGCCAAGAAGTCCGAGGCCTCTGGGTTTTGCTACGTTAATGACATCGTGCTAGCTATTCTGGAGTTGTTGAA ATACCACCAGAGAGTTTTGTACATAGATATTGACATCCATCATGGAGACGGAGTGGAGGAAGCTTTCTACACCACAGATCGCGTCATGACAGTGTCGTTCCACAAATATGGAGAGTACTTCCCAGGCACCGGGGACCTCAGG GATATCGGCGCTGGTAAGGGTAAATATTATGCGGTAAATTATCCACTGAGGGATGGGATTGATGATGAGTCCTACGAAGCAATATTTAAACCG ATCATGGCCAAGGTGATGGAGATGTACCAGCCGAGTGCAGTGGTCCTCCAGTGTGGAGCCGACTCTCTGTCTGGGGACAGACTGGGTTGTTTTAACCTCACTATTAAAG GTCACGCTAAGTGTGTGGAGTACATAAAGAGCTTCAACCTGCCGCTGTTGATGCTGGGAGGAGGAGGCTACACCATCCGCAATGTGGCGCGCTGCTGGACGTACGAGACAGCCGTGGCCCTCGACAGCTCCATCCCTAATG AGCTTCCATATAACGACTACTTTGAGTACTTTGGACCAGACTTCAAGCTGCACATCAGCCCCTCCAACATGACCAATCAGAACACCAACGACTACCTGGAGAAGATCAA GCAGCGCCTCTTTGAGAACCTGCGGATGTTACCTCATGCCCCTGGAGTTCAGATGCAGCCCATCCCCGAGGACGCCGTGCAGGAGGACAGTGGAGACGAGGACGAGGAGGATCCCAACAAGCGCATATCCA TCCGAGCTCATGACAAGAGGATAGCATGCGAAGAGGAGTTCTCCGACTCCGAGGATGAAGGCGAAGGAGGCCGCAGGAATGTAGCCAGCTTCAAAAAGGCCAAGAGGGTCAAAACGGAAGGAGAGAAAGAGGgagaagaaaaggagaagaaag AAGTGAAAGAAGAGGAGAAAGTTCCGGAAGAGGAGAAGATGGACACAtccaaatga
- the LOC112148948 gene encoding histone deacetylase 1 isoform X1: MALTSQGTKKKVCYYYDGDVGNYYYGQGHPMKPHRIRMTHNLLLNYGLYRKMEIYRPHKASGEEMTKYHSDDYIKFLRSIRPDNMSEYSKQMQRFNVGEDCPVFDGLFEFCQLSAGGSVAGAVKLNKQQTDIAINWAGGLHHAKKSEASGFCYVNDIVLAILELLKYHQRVLYIDIDIHHGDGVEEAFYTTDRVMTVSFHKYGEYFPGTGDLRDIGAGKGKYYAVNYPLRDGIDDESYEAIFKPIMAKVMEMYQPSAVVLQCGADSLSGDRLGCFNLTIKGHAKCVEYIKSFNLPLLMLGGGGYTIRNVARCWTYETAVALDSSIPNELPYNDYFEYFGPDFKLHISPSNMTNQNTNDYLEKIKQRLFENLRMLPHAPGVQMQPIPEDAVQEDSGDEDEEDPNKRISIRAHDKRIACEEEFSDSEDEGEGGRRNVASFKKAKRVKTEGEKEGEEKEKKGEEEPKEVKEEEKVPEEEKMDTSK; this comes from the exons ATGGCGCTTACTTCTCaaggaacaaagaaaaaagtttgctaCTACTACGACG GTGATGTTGGAAATTACTATTACGGACAGGGTCATCCCATGAAACCCCATCGGATCCGAATGACCCACAACCTGCTGCTGAACTACGGTCTCTACAGAAAAATGGAGATATAC CGTCCTCACAAAGCTAGTGGAGAGGAGATGACTAAGTACCACAGCGATGACTACATTAAGTTCCTGCGCTCCATCCGACCCGACAACATGTCAGAATACAGCAAACAGATGCAGAGAT TTAATGTGGGGGAGGACTGCCCGGTGTTTGATGGTTTGTTTGAGTTCTGTCAGCTCTCCGCAGGAGGCTCTGTCG CTGGAGCTGTGAAGTTGAACAAACAGCAGACGGACATTGCAATCAACTGGGCTGGAGGCCTGCATCATGCCAAGAAGTCCGAGGCCTCTGGGTTTTGCTACGTTAATGACATCGTGCTAGCTATTCTGGAGTTGTTGAA ATACCACCAGAGAGTTTTGTACATAGATATTGACATCCATCATGGAGACGGAGTGGAGGAAGCTTTCTACACCACAGATCGCGTCATGACAGTGTCGTTCCACAAATATGGAGAGTACTTCCCAGGCACCGGGGACCTCAGG GATATCGGCGCTGGTAAGGGTAAATATTATGCGGTAAATTATCCACTGAGGGATGGGATTGATGATGAGTCCTACGAAGCAATATTTAAACCG ATCATGGCCAAGGTGATGGAGATGTACCAGCCGAGTGCAGTGGTCCTCCAGTGTGGAGCCGACTCTCTGTCTGGGGACAGACTGGGTTGTTTTAACCTCACTATTAAAG GTCACGCTAAGTGTGTGGAGTACATAAAGAGCTTCAACCTGCCGCTGTTGATGCTGGGAGGAGGAGGCTACACCATCCGCAATGTGGCGCGCTGCTGGACGTACGAGACAGCCGTGGCCCTCGACAGCTCCATCCCTAATG AGCTTCCATATAACGACTACTTTGAGTACTTTGGACCAGACTTCAAGCTGCACATCAGCCCCTCCAACATGACCAATCAGAACACCAACGACTACCTGGAGAAGATCAA GCAGCGCCTCTTTGAGAACCTGCGGATGTTACCTCATGCCCCTGGAGTTCAGATGCAGCCCATCCCCGAGGACGCCGTGCAGGAGGACAGTGGAGACGAGGACGAGGAGGATCCCAACAAGCGCATATCCA TCCGAGCTCATGACAAGAGGATAGCATGCGAAGAGGAGTTCTCCGACTCCGAGGATGAAGGCGAAGGAGGCCGCAGGAATGTAGCCAGCTTCAAAAAGGCCAAGAGGGTCAAAACGGAAGGAGAGAAAGAGGgagaagaaaaggagaagaaaggtGAGGAGGAACCAAAAG AAGTGAAAGAAGAGGAGAAAGTTCCGGAAGAGGAGAAGATGGACACAtccaaatga